The following proteins come from a genomic window of Rhodohalobacter sp. 614A:
- the fusA gene encoding elongation factor G, with translation MSEVTTKTDPKIIDRIRRTRNIGIMAHIDAGKTTVTERILFYTGRSHRMGEVHDGAATMDWMEQEQERGITITSAATHCIWKNHRINIIDTPGHVDFTVEVERSLRVLDGAIGVFCSVGAVQPQSETVWRQANKYNVPRMAFVNKMDRTGADFYNVIHQMKDKLNANPIPIQIPIGAEENFKGVVDLINMQGIIWDDESLGAKYEVVDIPEDLQEKADEYHKIMLEAIADHDDELMEKYLMEEEISEDEINAAIRKATLARSITPVLCGTALKNKGVQILLDKVIDYLPSPMDVEPVTGHEPGNPENKMKREPDVNAPFSALAFKIMTDPYVGKLTFFRVYSGTLEKGSYILNSATGDRERIGRLLEMHANDKKDIDVVRAGDIAAAVGVKKVGTGDTFCDEEHPVLLEKITFPEPVIKLAVEPKSKADAEKLTTGLIKLAEEDPTFQVKTDEETGQTTIAGMGELHLEIIVDRLKREFKVEANVGAPQVSYRETITKPVEHQEVYKKQTGGRGKFADIQFEIAPIEHFDQYADDDKKVTLSEGFKFVNEIVGGSIPREYIPSVEKGFRESMKSGIQANYPVQNIGVRLFDGSYHDVDSDAFSFELCAKLAFRNSARKASPQLLEPVMTVEITTPDDYMGDVIGDLNGRRGIIQKMDNNAEGSVVKAKVPLSEMFGYSTDLRSITQGRAVYSMEFAEYVEVPASKAQEIIEQQG, from the coding sequence ATGTCTGAAGTAACGACGAAAACCGATCCAAAAATTATCGACCGCATCCGCAGAACGCGGAACATCGGTATTATGGCTCATATCGACGCCGGTAAGACAACTGTAACTGAGCGTATTCTATTTTATACGGGCCGAAGTCACAGAATGGGTGAGGTGCATGATGGCGCCGCTACCATGGACTGGATGGAGCAGGAGCAGGAGAGAGGTATTACGATTACATCTGCTGCAACTCACTGTATCTGGAAAAATCACCGAATTAATATTATTGATACACCGGGTCACGTGGACTTTACCGTTGAGGTAGAGCGTTCGCTTCGTGTACTTGATGGTGCTATCGGTGTTTTTTGTTCTGTAGGTGCTGTTCAGCCACAATCCGAAACAGTTTGGCGGCAGGCAAATAAATATAATGTGCCAAGAATGGCGTTTGTGAATAAGATGGACCGAACAGGTGCTGATTTTTACAACGTGATTCATCAGATGAAAGACAAACTGAATGCGAATCCTATTCCGATTCAAATTCCTATTGGCGCTGAGGAGAACTTCAAGGGAGTTGTTGACCTTATTAATATGCAGGGAATTATTTGGGACGATGAGTCACTTGGTGCCAAATACGAAGTAGTTGATATTCCTGAGGATCTGCAAGAAAAAGCTGATGAGTATCACAAGATTATGCTTGAAGCTATTGCTGATCATGATGATGAGCTGATGGAAAAATATCTCATGGAAGAAGAAATTTCTGAAGATGAGATTAATGCAGCCATTCGGAAAGCAACGCTTGCGCGATCTATCACTCCTGTGCTTTGTGGTACGGCGCTGAAAAATAAAGGTGTTCAGATTCTTCTTGATAAAGTGATTGATTACCTGCCAAGTCCGATGGATGTTGAGCCTGTAACGGGTCATGAGCCGGGAAATCCTGAGAACAAGATGAAACGAGAGCCTGATGTAAATGCTCCGTTTTCTGCCTTGGCTTTCAAAATTATGACAGACCCATACGTAGGGAAGTTAACCTTCTTCCGGGTTTACTCCGGGACGCTTGAGAAAGGATCTTATATCCTTAACTCGGCAACAGGAGATCGTGAAAGAATTGGCCGGCTGCTCGAGATGCACGCTAACGACAAAAAAGATATTGATGTTGTTCGTGCCGGTGATATTGCTGCGGCGGTAGGTGTGAAAAAAGTAGGTACAGGTGATACATTCTGTGATGAGGAACATCCTGTTCTGCTGGAAAAAATTACTTTCCCTGAACCCGTTATTAAATTAGCTGTTGAGCCGAAGTCTAAAGCGGATGCTGAAAAACTTACAACCGGTTTGATTAAGCTGGCTGAAGAAGATCCGACATTCCAGGTTAAGACTGATGAAGAAACCGGTCAGACTACGATTGCCGGAATGGGTGAATTACACCTTGAGATTATTGTAGATCGGCTGAAAAGAGAATTTAAAGTTGAAGCAAATGTAGGTGCGCCTCAGGTTTCTTATCGCGAGACCATTACCAAGCCTGTTGAACATCAGGAAGTTTACAAGAAACAGACTGGTGGTCGTGGTAAATTTGCCGATATTCAGTTTGAAATTGCCCCGATTGAGCATTTCGACCAATATGCTGATGACGACAAAAAAGTTACACTCAGTGAGGGCTTTAAATTTGTAAATGAAATTGTAGGTGGTAGTATTCCTAGAGAGTACATCCCCTCGGTTGAAAAAGGATTCCGTGAGTCTATGAAGAGCGGTATCCAGGCAAATTATCCGGTTCAAAATATTGGAGTTCGGTTATTCGACGGATCATATCACGATGTTGACTCTGATGCATTTAGTTTTGAGCTTTGTGCCAAACTTGCGTTCAGAAATTCTGCACGGAAAGCCTCTCCACAATTGCTCGAGCCGGTAATGACGGTAGAAATAACAACTCCCGACGATTATATGGGAGATGTGATCGGAGATTTGAACGGACGCCGCGGAATCATCCAAAAAATGGATAATAACGCAGAAGGTTCTGTTGTAAAAGCGAAGGTACCATTGTCTGAAATGTTTGGTTATTCAACAGATCTTCGTTCAATCACGCAGGGA